From a region of the Athene noctua chromosome 14, bAthNoc1.hap1.1, whole genome shotgun sequence genome:
- the LOC141966241 gene encoding LOW QUALITY PROTEIN: protein SCO1 homolog, mitochondrial-like (The sequence of the model RefSeq protein was modified relative to this genomic sequence to represent the inferred CDS: deleted 1 base in 1 codon): protein MAAAALRCGRPGLCWRLPAAAPRGRAAPPAPGSRPLSRLPPGSGPRPGGQRRVTSPRLLVSWRSLAATVVLCGGLLAATKKVKRRKEEDLEKERNRGIGKPLPGGPFSLINHEGQPKTSKDYIGQWVLIYFGFPHCPDICPDDLEKMIEVVDEIDRIPSLPNLTPPFITLDPERDNEEAIARYVKEFSPKLIGLTGTKAQIDQVAKAYRAYYSEGPKDEDSDYIVDHTIIMYLLGPDGDFVDYYGQNKRSAEISASVAAHMRKYRS from the exons atggcggcggcggcgcttcgctgcgggcggccggggctgtgctggcggctgccggcggccgcgccgaggggccgggccgcgccgcccgcgcccggcagccgcccgctgtcccgtctgccgcCGGGAAGCGGCCCCAggccgggcgggcagaggagggtga CTTCTCCGCGGCTGCTGGTGTCGTGGCGGTCGTTGGCGGCCACCGTCGTGCTgtgcggggggctgctggccgcCACGAAGAAGGTGAAACGGCggaaggaggagg ACCTGGAGAAGGAACGGAACCGAGGCATTGGGAAACCACTTCCAGGAGGTCCCTTCTCACTCATTAACCATGAGGGACAGCCCAAGACCAGCAAGGACTACATCGGCCAGTGGGTGCTGATCTACTTTGGCTTCCCACACTGCCCTGACATCTGTCCTGATGACCTGGAGAAGATGATTGAAGTGGTAGATGAAATTG ATAGAATTCCATCTTTGCCTAACCTGACCCCACCCTTCATCACCCTTGATCCTGAGAGGGACAATGAAGAAGCCATTGCCAGATATGTTAAAG AATTTTCTCCAAAGCTGATTGGATTGACTGGTACCAAGGCACAGATTGACCAAGTGGCCAAAGCTTACCGTGCGTATTACAGTGAAGGTCCCAAAGATGAAGACAGTGATTACATA GTGGATCACACAATAATAATGTACCTCCTGGGGCCAGATGGTGACTTTGTGGACTATTACGGCCAGAATAAGAGGAGCGCt gagatttctgcttctgttgctgcaCACATGAGAAAGTACAGATCCTAA
- the LOC141965909 gene encoding fas-binding factor 1 homolog, with protein MLKGLCLLSVSLQAESPGLGLLHERKLGAPAAQLHEGCRAALFRAQARVAELESQVQTLELARAQDKLLLEILRQRHQEDLDLLDSTHRSQAKMLEETCRQREQRLRQEKEQLVAQLQGQRQEAERERAELLAQHLAELERLRELQRVSVQELRREHEQQLQQLKGLKDQEVEAVTSATSHTRTLNGVVDQMEKFCGTLRDVLRKVEATQQTTSQELAMGTQKQEKCLQELQDSLCQQQREAEEDGCRFREMVAKLEARLDEQTRLLEEHQRLLAERSKVESLEEAQQAMTRQLLERVELEKAKSALLQERLAVTRQHAGELQKLAAERAEFDAQQQPLSKEQATARALPVASQGEGPERSLAKEWAKVKMWAHTLRAQEEQLAREKELQDKLCQELKAERENVSEAALRIRLQEEEMRRMTKLSSQKYEEGQRALQEALRAESQDQSRLQALQWQLEQFRQQEECLQQGRLSMAKQMSRLEQLRQEVSNRPTMVRPARQDSSAPLTGSSSVPGSLGGVEALQAALEKLVATASSAELSATVAMMKFRVLQNRAYLDEEQLFLESLKKAPYNTASVRG; from the exons atgctgaagggcctgtgtcttttatctgtgtccctgcaggcagagtctccaggcctgggcttgctgcatgagAGGAAGCTGGGGGCTCCCGCGGCCCAGCTCCACGAGGGCTGTCGGGCAGCGCTGTTCCGTGCCCAGGCCCGCGTAGCAGAGTTGGAGAGCCAG gtgcagacattggaGCTGGCACGGGCTCAGGACAAACTCTTGTTGGAGATCCTCCGGCAGCGGCACCAGGAGGACCTGGATCTCCTCGACAGCACCCACAG gagccaggcgaagatgttagaggagacctgcaggcagcgagagcagaggctgcggcaggagaaggagcagctggtggctcagctccaggggcagaggcaggaggcggagcgggagcgggcagagctgctggcacagcacttggccgagctggagcgtctgcgagagctgcagag ggtgtctgtgcaggagctgcgcagagagcacgagcagcagctccagcagctgaaggGTCTGAAGGACCAGGAGGTTGAGGCGGTGACCAGCGCCACTTCGCACACCAG gactctGAACGGTGTGGTGGATCAGATGGAGAAATTCTGCGGCACCCTCCGTGATGTTTTACGGAAGGTGGAGGCCACACAGCAGACGacctcccaggagctggccatggggacacagaagcaggagaagtgtctccagg agctccaggacagcctgtgtcagcagcagagggaggcggaggaggatggGTGCCGGTTCCGGGAGATGGTGGCTAaactggaggccaggctggatgagcagactcggctgctggag GAGCACCAGAGGTTGCTGGCGGAGCGCTCCAAAGTGGAATCGCTGGAGGAGGCGCAACAAGCGATGACCCGGCAGCTCTTGGAGcgagtggagctggagaaggcgaag AGCGCGTTGCTGCAGGAGCGGCTGGCGGTGACGCGGCAGCACGCGGgggagctgcagaagctggcGGCCGAGCGGGCTGAATTTgacgcccagcagcagccactgagcaAGGAGCAGGCCACGGCCCGAGCGCTGCCCGTGGCCTCCCAGGGAGAGGGCCCCGAGAGGAGCCTGGCCAAG GAGTGGGCCAAGGTGAAGATGTGGGCCCACACGCTGagagcccaggaggagcagctggcgagggagaaggagctgcaggacaagctctgccaggagctgaaggcagagagggagaatgtgaGCGAGGCTGCACTGCGCAtccggctgcaggaggaggagatgagaagaatgacCAAG ctctcctcccagaagtACGAGGAAGGGCAGCGGGCCCTGCAGGAGGCACTCAGGGCCGAGTCGCAGGACCAGTCCAGGCTGCAGGCCCTGCAGTGGCAGTTGGagcagttcaggcagcaggaagagtGTCTGCAGCAG ggtcGGCTGAGCATGGCTAAGCAGATGAGCCGACTTGAGCAGCTGCGCCAGGAGGTGTCCAACCGCCCCACGATGGTGCGGCCCGCAAGGCAGGACTCGAGTGCCCCTCTGACAGGCTCCTCCAGTGTGCCGG ggagcctgggaggtgtcGAGGCGCTCCAGGCCGCTCTCGAGAAACTcgtggccactgccagctctgccgagCTCAGTGCCACGGTGGCGATGATGAAGTTCCGGGTCctgcag aacCGCGCTTACTTAGacgaggagcagctcttcctggagtCCCTGAAGAAAGCGCCCTACAACACCGCTTCTGTGCGAGGCTGA